Sequence from the Lysobacter capsici genome:
GCTTCGTCGGTCTGACCGTCGCCATCGTCTACACCGAGATCGCGCGCCTGTTCCGCGGCTACAAGGCCCTGCGCCCGGCCGAGCTGACCGCGCTGATCAACCGCGACAACGCCCTGGTGATCGACCTGTCGGCGAGCGGCGAGTTCGAAAAAGGCCATATCGCCGGCAGCCGCTCGGTCCAGGTCAGCCAGTTCGACCCGGAAAGCAAGCTGCTGGCCAACGCCAAGGCGCTGCCGGTGGTCGCGGTGTGCCGCACCGGCCAGGCCTCGGCCGACGCGGCCAAGCGGCTCAAGAAGGCCGGTTTCGAACAGGTCTATTGGCTCGACGGCGGCGTCCAGGCCTGGCAGCAGGCCGATCTGCCGCTGATCAAGGGCCGCGGCTGAACCGGGCCGCCATAACGAGTCGGTCGTCGCGCAAACCGGCCGCGTGTCGCGAATACGCCACGCGCCGCGCCCACACTGCCTCAATCCGTGAGCGATTGCCGCCCGTGCCCTTGATTGGCGCCGGGCCCGCCTCAATTCACTCGATTCGTCGTCGATGACGGGCCGCAGGGGCGAACCCGGCCGGGCGTTTGGTCCCGGTCCGCGCGAGCGGGCATAATCGACCTCTTTTCCGATTTCAATTCCGCTGGGGGAGTCACCCGATGTCCGAAGAAAACGTCAACGGCGCAGTAGCGCCGGCCGAAGCCGCAACCGGCCCCGCGTTCACCGTCGAGAAGATCTACGTCAAGGACGTGTCCTTCGAGGTGCCCAATGCCCCGGCGGTGTTCGCCGAGACCGCGCAGCCGCAGCTGCAGCTGAACCTGTCGCAGAACGTCCAGCGCGTCGGCGAGAACGCCTATGAAGTCGTGCTCGGCGTGACCCTGACCTGCACCGCCAACGACAAGTCGATGTACCTGGCCGAAGTGAAGCAGGCCGGCGTGTTCGGCCTGGTCGGCTTCGACGCCCAGACCCTGGACGCGATGCTCGGCACCCACTGCCCGAACGTGCTGTACCCGTACGCGCGCCAGCTGGTCAGCGACCTGATCCAGGCCGGCGGCTTCCCGCCGTTCTTCCTGCAGCCGATCAACTTCGACGCGCTGTACGCCGAAGGCATGCGCCAGCGCGCCCAGGGCGGCGACAACCTCGCCGACGCGGAAACCGCCGGCAACGCCTGAGTCCGATCACTTTCAGGGCCCGCCCGCGCGCATGAATTCACCCGCCTCGGCCACCACGGCTCCGAAACCGCGCATCGCGGTGCTCGGCGCCGGCTCCTGGGGCACCGCGCTCGCGGCCCTGATCGCCCGTCACGGTCATCCGACCGTGCTGTGGGGCCGCGACGCCGACGGCGCCGCGGCCATCGACACGCTTCACGAAAACCCGCGTTACCTGCCGGGCATCGCCCTGCCCGAATCCTTGCGCGCGACCACCGATCTGGCGGCCGCGCTCAAGGACGCCGACCTGGTGCTGGTGGTCGTGCCCTCGCACGCCTTCGCCGAAACCCTGCGCCAGCTGGCGCCGCACCGGCCGCCGCACGCCGGCGTGGCCTGGGCGACCAAGGGCTTCGAACCCGGCAGCGGCCGCTTTCTGCATGAAGTCGCCGGCGAAGTGCTCGGCGCGGACGTGCCGCTGGCGGTGGTCACCGGCCCCTCGTTCGCCAAGGAAGTCGCGCAGGGCCTGCCGACCGCGCTGACCGTGCATTCCGACGACGCGGCGTTCGCCCAGTCGGTGGCCGATGCGCTGCACGGTCCGGCGTTTCGCGCCTACACCGGCGACGACATGCTCGGCGCCGAGCTCGGCGGCGCGATGAAGAACGTGCTCGCGGTCGCCACCGGCGTCGCCGACGGCATGCAGCTCGGCCTCAACGCGCGCGCCGGCCTGATCACCCGCGGTCTCAACGAAATGCTGCGCCTGAACCAGGCGATCGGCGGCCAGCCCGAGACCCTGATGGGCCTGGCCGGTCTCGGCGATCTGGTCCTGACCTGCACCGGCGATCTGTCGCGCAACCGCCGCCTGGGCCTGGCCCTCGGCCGCGGCCAGTCGATCGAAGACGCGGTGCGCGAGATCGGCCAGGTGGTCGAATCGGTGCAGACCGCCGACGAAGTCATGCGCCAGGCCGAACGTCACGGCATCGAATTGCCGATCTCCAACGCGGTGCGCGCGGTGCTGCACGGCGAAATCACCCCGGCCGACGGCTTGCGCAAGCTGCTGTCGCGCGAACAGAAGCCCGAGTACCCGACCGACCTGTTCGGTTGAGCCGTCG
This genomic interval carries:
- a CDS encoding rhodanese-like domain-containing protein, whose translation is MSFDELLAFAGRHMYLSLGFVGLTVAIVYTEIARLFRGYKALRPAELTALINRDNALVIDLSASGEFEKGHIAGSRSVQVSQFDPESKLLANAKALPVVAVCRTGQASADAAKRLKKAGFEQVYWLDGGVQAWQQADLPLIKGRG
- a CDS encoding NAD(P)H-dependent glycerol-3-phosphate dehydrogenase, whose protein sequence is MNSPASATTAPKPRIAVLGAGSWGTALAALIARHGHPTVLWGRDADGAAAIDTLHENPRYLPGIALPESLRATTDLAAALKDADLVLVVVPSHAFAETLRQLAPHRPPHAGVAWATKGFEPGSGRFLHEVAGEVLGADVPLAVVTGPSFAKEVAQGLPTALTVHSDDAAFAQSVADALHGPAFRAYTGDDMLGAELGGAMKNVLAVATGVADGMQLGLNARAGLITRGLNEMLRLNQAIGGQPETLMGLAGLGDLVLTCTGDLSRNRRLGLALGRGQSIEDAVREIGQVVESVQTADEVMRQAERHGIELPISNAVRAVLHGEITPADGLRKLLSREQKPEYPTDLFG
- the secB gene encoding protein-export chaperone SecB; translated protein: MSEENVNGAVAPAEAATGPAFTVEKIYVKDVSFEVPNAPAVFAETAQPQLQLNLSQNVQRVGENAYEVVLGVTLTCTANDKSMYLAEVKQAGVFGLVGFDAQTLDAMLGTHCPNVLYPYARQLVSDLIQAGGFPPFFLQPINFDALYAEGMRQRAQGGDNLADAETAGNA